AGTCTGTTCTCCAAGGGTTAGATTTAGCAGCTAAGTCCAAGGACAATGGTTTAGGGAGAAACACTGTTCAATAGAAACATCAATAAATTCACCATAAAATCCTCAGCAGAGATATTCCATTCTTCCCCTGCTCTAGTAGAGAGGGTACAGAGAGGCAAACAGACACAATGAGCCAGAAGTGAAAGACCCCAGACTACACGTATTGTTCTGTGAACATGCTCAATAAGAATTTGAGACATTTCCCAAAGTGATTTAGCCTTCAGGCATTCAGGAGACCAGTTATCCAGGGATCCTCAATTGAGCTGGACTAGGTTATGACACAGGGACAGCCTCAGTAGCAAGCTGGCCAGTTCCTTGAACTTTCCGGGACCGAATATTTGTAACACCATTGGACTGGAGTCCTCTATCGCTTTGTTGTCTCGTTGTCAACTGTTCATCATCACTCATGTCCGACTCATCTATGTCACTCCTCACATCTTTCTTCACCTGAGAACCATGGgggaaatcaatcaataagcatctattaaatcCCTACCGTACACTAATTACTGTGCAAAGCAAGGGAAAAACCAAGACAGCAtcttgcccttaaggaactttcattctattgggagaaataaaattatatgtagatatatgcaaAGTAAGACAAAGAAATTTTGGGGTGGGTGGCAATAGAAATTGGGGTAGGGAGGAAATCAGGAATTACTTAATTTAGGCAATACTTATTTGAATATTAGAGGAAATAAGGGATTCTAAGTAATTGTGAGGGGGAGAttacatttcaggcatggggaagCTGACTTTCTGCAAGGCAGAAATGAGACATGAAGTATCCTGGATGAAGTCTAGCCAAACTAGACTTCTGGCTAGACtcaaaattgaatgaagaaatgagAGCAATATGAGGCTTGGAAAGAAGGCTGGGGCTGAGTAATAcaagattttaaatgatttaatttaaattttaaataaattttaaattagataGTCTCTATACTTTCTTTTGGTggcaatagggagctattggGATGGCCACTGTTACCTTGTCATCAATCCTTTGTATCACTGGTCCTTGTATTTACTTTGGGACCATTAGAATCCTGAAACCTCCTTTCCCTGATTTCCAGCTTTGAAATATACATCAACATTCCATTGCTTCTGAACCCAGTGCTCCAGGAAAGGACATGTTGATCATGACTTCATTTATAATCCCAATGATTTTCCAAATGAGTTaatttttgcaaagtgcttagcaaaccTTAAATTACTAcatgaatgctagctattaattgttaaaccaaaacaaaactctgGCCACCAGTATCTTCTCTGTATTGTCTCCTCTTTCTTAAGAGtacaatttcaattttttattagTTAGGTCTGGATATTAGTACAATGTTAAGGCTTTTAATAAGTCTTTTCATTCAATCATTGAGTagaagagtttgtttttttacttaatGAGTGAATGTATCCCCCCATCTAGGTCCTGGTAGTTATCAACAACCAGAgtatcctctttccttcttccctcaatgaGTTCAGTGTCTACCTTACAGTGATTCTCATCCCCATCTGGGATGACTTAGGTGCTTACTGGAGCTAGGATGCTAGGCCTGAATTTCCATGCTCTATTTCTACTTGCAGTACTCCTCctcttttcccatcttttccTTTGCTGTTGGCCATGGGTTGAATATAGGAAGGGTTGGCCACGATGAGGTTTGTACCTACCCGGCCATCTGAGAAAAGATTGAAGACCATTTTGAGGATGAGGGAAGTCCAGAAGACATTTAGACCCAGTACGACCAACAGGAGGGTCTGGCAAAAATAGTATGCCAAGTTTTGCATACCATTGgtttcaaaaaaagagaagacaaagtaGATGACTCTGTAAGAGAGAAGAATCACAATGTGGGAAGAGAGGAGGCAAGCTGCTAGAGCTTAGACCCTAGCAGAAATAACTTTGTTATTCCCCCAAAATGGAAAAGGCAGAGTAAAGCTTCTGATATGGGGGCAGAGCCTTCTTAAAGGACTCCAAACCCTCATGATCTACATCCCATCCTTCTCAAATGTACAAGAATTTGTCAGGTAGGAGACTCATTCCTCTTTCTAGTAGGCAGCTTTTGGCACAGAAGGTCCCCAATATTTGGatcccttccctcctccatgTCTTCCTCCCACTCCACCTCTTAGGACCAGGCTCACCTGACTGGAAAGTAAAAGAGTCTAGTAATGATGAACAGCAGGGCGAAGATGACAAACACAACCTCTTGAGCTACTGTTCGTTTTGCATAATTTAGCATCTTACCAGCCTGGAAGGAAACAACAGAGAGAATTTTGGTAACACACAAACTTAGAATTTGGAAGGGGTCTCAAAGGGTATCCTGTGTAACTTGTTCAAGAGTCTCCCTAGATAACTAATCAATTCACCTGAAGACATACTTTCCTGAGGAACTCATATTTCATAGACCAGTGAGCTTTGTatattaggaaattttttcttatatgtatCTTAAAGATAACCTGAGGACCATTGACCATTGAGAAAGAATTGTACTCCATCCTTTTAATTTTGGGTAGACAGAGCTAGTCACAGGATAATACATATGGAAGAGTTTTGATATTTTCCTCCCCTCATCCAACCTCCCCAAATCTTAAttacagagaaagagtggaagAAGTCTTAAAATATAGTTGCACCATCCATCCCCACAAGAAGGTTAAGCAGGAAGGTTGATGACTGCACTGCTAAATGCAGGACTGTTGCTTGACaattattttggctttttttcctgAGGGACATAGACTATTCTAGAATGATATAGAATGATATAGAACTTCTTATTAGTCCTTATGACTGTGGTGTTGACTGTCCCCAGAAAATGAGGAAGACAGGCTTGGAATGAAACTTTGTTCCTTGAAGTGGGTCATGAGAATTGTGGAAACATCTGTGCTCACTTTCTTTTGGGATCCTTCACTATTACACTCTTTGCTAAGGTTTTTGCTCCTTTGGACTTTCAGCAAGGTGGGGAAGGGATTTCTCTACTCTCCATCCCTCTGTGGCAAGACCATGGCCCAGTGATCCTGAGAAATAGTTATTTCCAGCTTTGGTGGTCACCATATGGGTAGAGTGTTCCAGAGCTCTGATTTCACACATCAGCTTACCAGAAAGAGATGAGTTTCCCAAAGATAGTCATTCCTATTATAATTTTGTAGGAGACCAAAAATCATCCATGTCCTGATTTGTTAGGAGATCTGGATCTTGACAATGAAAGCCTAAGGTTAATGCGGAAAAACCTATCTATGCCTTTCAAGAGTAGTGATGCCGTGGCCTTGTAACAACTTGCTTCTAGGGCCCAGATGGAGTAGCAACCAAGGCCAAGGGCACAGCTTCCATTTGTGGCACTATTTATGCATTTCTtaatcatttaatatgtataaaaccatcctatgcttttttaaaattaggtttcTATCCTTTTCTGTGTCATTGATGAAGTTTTTGAGTTTTGTGCCTTTAACCTTATAAACTCTGTTTTTTATTGGGAGATTTTGAATGGCACTGTGTTTCTTGAGAATGCTTTTGTGACATCATAGTAAAATGACTACATTTGCATACCTGGGAGTCTTTTCCATCAGATATTGCCTGTggtggaggaaataaattgctgcTCTATACCTAATACTTATTTTGCAtaatgagaattttatttttagatgggATCCAGTTAATGTGCTTTCTCTCTTATTTGGGGGAGACCTTAGAGGTGAATCAGAGCTAACTTTTGTTTTTAGAGATTTCCCTGGATATTTGCTCTCTGGTAGGGACAGAGTTGgagcagctggatggtgcagtagatagagtacaggattgtagagggccacagacagtggggaaactctgcGTAAAGTacaagacccttcagcccagagggaacctgctgacaatgtctggttcggctcccaTCTCCcttaagggctctcagccttcctgagcaGTCAGAGGgaggtgacaacctgtgttgtgatcgAAGCAGAGTGATATCAGGTAGAAGAGTGATAACAGATGGCAAACtatgtacaatagcaagttgtttatgtggtcccacgaGAACAGTATACTTGGCACATGCCCAGTGTTGTTTctgttatattataaaaaaggggaaatccttggaataaatggactccatttttctactatcctcaggagtcccacctcatcacttctccactagaaagcaggatattttcaTCACCTCAGCgaggggactctagaaagcaatggtatgttttgttaccccaacttgggggctctagaaagcagtaCACCACAcaggacctagagtcaggaagatccgagttcaaatccagcctcagatacttactagctatatgaacttaggcaagtcacttattgtctatttatttcagttcttctgtaaaatatctacacactagagaaagaaaaggcaaagtactccagtatctttgacaagaaaactccatgggAAAAGTCTGTGGGGTCACACTACTGAACAATAGTGATGAAGGGCTAGAGTCAGGGAGAGAAAAGGTCACTCCTCTCTCTTTTGGGCCATGCTCCCTCTCCCCAGAAATGGAGTCAGGTCCATCAGAGCTCCAAGTGCCTGCTTCTGTTAAGGCCTCTTGGGTCACCAAGCGTAATGGAATACACTAATGGAGGGGGAAGTTAGGGACTTTTCTGGAGCTGTGGCCCCTGAATCTATGAGGCTTCCAGGAACTCAGGCTGACCCAGCTACGCTCCTCTATGGTGGGCTCACTCACCTCCAGTAAGATATCCGTCACATCGTGGAGGAGCAGCACCATGGCACCAGAGACAACCAGGTTGGCACTATAGGATACTGACATTAAAGAGATAGCGGCAAAATGGTGGATGACTTGTTCCTTGAAGTCctgggaagaggaagggattgGGTAGGAGATGGACCTAGTGGGAGGAGCTCCAAAGAAAGCGCCTTGGTCATTGGCTTGAACAGAATGTAATTGGCTCCTTATTCAATGTGCCTCAGATCTACCAAGCTCAGGAGGACCAGGGCTGCCCTTCCTGCTTCTGTGGGACAAGGTCCCCTTAGAACTCTGCTTGGTCCCATGAACTGGCTTTCAGGACCAGGACCAAGTATGACATTTTTCTCAGGGACAGACAGACTCTTATTCCTATTAGTCTTCTTGCTTACGTGGGAATGATGCCCCTTGTTTGACTGTTGCCCCCAGTTCTAAACCCCACAGGAATCCTTAATCATGGACTTCGCTAGAGTCACAAGCAAGTCAGCATGCTCCTGACCACACCATTTGATTTAAACATATCACAGAAATCAGCCAATAAGAAAGCAGCACCCCCAGCAAACACTTCCCTCCTTTAAAGAGAGCCCTCAGGGTGCATTATCCCAATAAATTCCTTTGCTGCTTCACCCCAAACCGGGGCTTCCTCCAGACTCACCTTTCTTTTTACATCAAAGGAAAGAGTGAGCAGCAAGGAGAAGTAGAAACCGAGTTCCATGACATACCACCAGTATAAGGCAGGTTCTAGAGGCTGAAGGTAAAAGAGTTATTGGTCACTGGTGTTACCCATGGATAGACACAGGGTTCAATAGGAAAATAACTGTCTAGGAATTCTATACCATGGGACCAAACACCCTGCCTTGTCCCATTCTCCAGCCATGCTAGGCTATGGCCTATGGTATTAAGACCCTTTGGACAGAGCCTTCATAAGTCAGTATTTGCTCAGCAATCAAATAAACAAGAATATTAAatctatttattatgtgccaggctctgggcAAGGCTCTAGGGatacaatgataaaaacaaaacagttcccGCCCTCAAGAAGCTTTTCAATTAAAGGaaacaacatatacacatatacatacagtcaTAGTGTACACAAACAtgcctatatatgtacatatgtatatatatatatatacacacaaagtagataaaaggaaaatctgggggaaagaaatgagcaGCTGGCAATCAAGGAAAGCTTCACAAAGAAAGTGGCATTTGGACTGAGTATTGAAGAACTATATTGACTCCAGGAtgtggaagggaggagggagtgcATTCAAAGCACAGGGGATAAGCACTAACATGGGAGAGGGAGAATCATGTATGGAAAGAGTAAGTAGTCGAGTTTATCTATATCACAAGTACATATGAGAAGGAGGAACATacaataaggctggaaaggtaggtgCAGATGAGGTTATTGGCTTTAAATTCCAAACACATAAATTCATTTTTGACCTTTGAAGTTTAAGAGAAACAATGGACTTTATTAGATTAGGACATGATGCAGTCAGACAAATCTGTCTGGCAATAGCATGTAGTATGGACTGGATTGGGGAGAGATTTAAAATAGGGAGGTCAATGAGGAGGCTAATGCAATAATCTAGATGAGAAGTGAAGAGAGCtttgtgaatggagagaaggggatggggaTGTGAGAGTTGTTGGGGAGGTAGAAACAAGATGTAAGATCTGATTGGATACAGAAAATGATGATCACATGAAATTGCAAAGCCCACTTGGAAGGATAGGGCTGCTTTCAACAGAGTAGGAAAGTATGGAAGGCAGATTGGTcttgagggaaagataatgaattatgTTTTTGGACATATTAAGTCTGAGGTGCCTGCAGGTCATTGAGCAAGAAAAGTCCAAGAAATATGTGATTAAAGATCAAGAAAGAGAGACTAGGGCTAAATATAGAGATCTAGGAGTCATGACCATAGAGGTGACAATTAAACCGAGGACCTCGATGAAGTACACTAATACAATAATagtcaacaacaataataataactgacatttatatattagtttaaggtttgcaaagcactctatATAACATCCCTGAGTGGTAGAAgctatgattatctccatttctCCAGATAGAAACAGGACTAAGAATCCCAAGCTCccaagctaggaagtatttgagacaggatttgaactcaagtcttcctgactcccaagtctATCATATTATAGATTGTATCATCTAGccagtaaaagagaaaatatagagaaagaagagaaggaccaCAAAGAGCTTTAGGGATAATGGATGTGATATGGATTATAAGtcaagaaagaaaactgagatgGAAGAATAAGACAGGTAGCAGAAAAAAGAAGGCAGTGTGGTAACTCAGTggataaaatattgaaattgaaattagGAAGCCCCAAGTACAAATTCTGCCTCAACCCTTTCAAAATTTTGAAGTTGcttgaatgttattattattattattattaagaagtcaatgtcacaaaaacccagggaggaaaaagtatccaGGAAGAGATGATGATTACCAATAACAAAAGTTTCAATTAAGAAagattcacttaaaaaaaaagactattataGTTGTCAATTTATGGGCCATTGCTTACTTTGGACAAAACAGTGAATCTGAGTGAGGAGATCAGATGCCAGATTGCAAAGGAATGGAGAGAATTTCAAGTAGATTGAGGGGGAGTAAGGTCTAGGGACAGTTTctcaataaagaaataaacttgAATATGTTTGTAGGGAGTAAGAAAACCAGTAGGAAGAGAGAGATTATAGATTAGAGATGAACTAGGTGACAGTCTgttgaagacaaaaaaagagatgaaatcgAGGGAACCCATGGTGGGGTTGGCACTaccatttctttattaaaaatgtatatagagGAGAGAATGGGGAATGAAATGAAGGAGTTTTGAGATATGGACTAGGAAAGACGAGGAAGCTCATGGTGATTGGCTTTTCAGTAAACTGTGAGACAAAATACTCCTTTAAATTAGGGTACGTAGAGAAAGCAATATAGGAAAtttaaggagagaagaaaataatcaagaaaatgcTCAAGATTATCAGTTGCAAGAAAGAGATTGCAGTGAGGATATAATTACATAACATAACaacaaatctcattttttttttttctgaaaaaggtTAGCAAACTTTAAAGTTAGAGAAATTCTTCAGACACAGTTGACCTAGAAGTTAGataagcatttgatgaaatctcTCAGGCC
This sequence is a window from Sminthopsis crassicaudata isolate SCR6 chromosome 1, ASM4859323v1, whole genome shotgun sequence. Protein-coding genes within it:
- the LOC141551851 gene encoding ceramide synthase 4-like, whose protein sequence is MLVTLYESFWKDEYWLPSGYTWADLEDSDDIKYPHPKDLLAVIPTTFVLLVIRYISERFIGLPLSRVMGIRDPIRTKATPNPILESFFQTHSKRPTKDELSQLASQCSLSTRQTERWFRLRRNQERPLLSKKFSETCWRFLFYCCSFSGGFFVFCKKNWISQPISLLIGYPKQPLEPALYWWYVMELGFYFSLLLTLSFDVKRKDFKEQVIHHFAAISLMSVSYSANLVVSGAMVLLLHDVTDILLEAGKMLNYAKRTVAQEVVFVIFALLFIITRLFYFPVRVIYFVFSFFETNGMQNLAYYFCQTLLLVVLGLNVFWTSLILKMVFNLFSDGRVKKDVRSDIDESDMSDDEQLTTRQQSDRGLQSNGVTNIRSRKVQGTGQLATEAVPVS